One Avibacterium avium genomic window carries:
- a CDS encoding polysaccharide pyruvyl transferase family protein, with translation MNEILVSLKQDLEQILDVIVDKNDVLYFDYPLHLNVGDLLIYAGTEAFFQDYQINIRLRRCLQSFDLDEVKKYVKPNTTLVCHGGGNFGDLYPAIQGMREALVQAFPNNRIIVMPQTAYFSNPEAKEKSAAIFSAHKDCYLFARDQATYQLMKDQFSDEVFLSPDMAHQLYGSALLKNQRLKNQSAVQKSSEKTLYFLRKDIEASHLEKNIQATLPANAEVKDWEDILTTQDKYYERICSGLAKLANKFHQPWLKNIVNNLWYRHSLAVIERCKDIFQHYDLVITSRLHGHIFSCLLEIPNEVCDNSYGKNLGYYRQWTQGLDFVKVYEE, from the coding sequence TCATTTAAACGTGGGGGATTTACTCATTTATGCGGGAACAGAAGCGTTTTTTCAGGATTATCAAATTAATATTCGATTAAGACGTTGCTTGCAAAGTTTCGATCTTGATGAAGTAAAAAAATATGTAAAACCAAACACCACCTTAGTATGCCACGGCGGCGGCAATTTTGGTGATCTCTACCCTGCCATTCAAGGAATGCGCGAAGCCTTAGTGCAAGCGTTCCCGAATAATCGCATCATTGTAATGCCACAAACTGCTTATTTTTCTAATCCCGAAGCGAAAGAAAAATCGGCAGCCATTTTTTCCGCCCATAAAGACTGCTATTTATTTGCGCGCGATCAGGCGACTTATCAATTAATGAAAGATCAGTTTTCTGATGAGGTTTTTCTATCGCCTGATATGGCCCATCAACTTTATGGCTCAGCATTATTAAAAAACCAAAGATTAAAAAACCAAAGTGCGGTGCAAAAATCGTCAGAAAAAACCTTATATTTTTTACGTAAGGATATTGAAGCAAGCCATTTGGAAAAAAATATCCAAGCTACATTGCCAGCCAATGCTGAAGTAAAAGATTGGGAAGATATTCTCACCACACAAGATAAATATTATGAACGTATTTGTAGCGGATTGGCTAAACTCGCGAATAAATTTCATCAGCCTTGGTTAAAGAATATAGTAAATAATTTATGGTATCGCCATAGTTTGGCGGTGATTGAACGCTGTAAAGACATTTTCCAACACTATGATTTAGTGATAACAAGCCGATTGCACGGACATATTTTTTCTTGCCTGTTAGAAATCCCAAATGAAGTTTGTGATAATTCCTATGGCAAAAATTTAGGCTATTATCGCCAATGGACGCAAGGCCTTGATTTTGTGAAAGTTTATGAAGAATAA
- a CDS encoding glycosyltransferase family 25 protein: protein MKKFLISLDKDHQRRELFFAQPNTQDFTLFSAINTMQETPENLTALYDQEKFSERYGRKVTKGEIGCTLSHLAVYRLIANDENIQDDEYCLICEDDALFNQDFQHHLDCLLKENIQADIILIGQSKIDDFNHSELEINYPTTFSFLRNKIAGSSFCYAYPYRNYFAGTVAYLIKKSAVKAFLAEEKPYWLADDYILFGNKFALDTQVVRPLLAIENPKLMSNLENVRGSITHHFWQKLIKYPLKKLLAITRNLKGGK, encoded by the coding sequence ATGAAAAAATTTCTTATTTCTTTAGATAAAGATCATCAACGCCGAGAACTCTTTTTTGCTCAGCCAAATACCCAAGATTTCACGTTGTTTAGTGCAATTAATACGATGCAAGAAACGCCAGAAAATCTCACCGCACTTTATGATCAAGAGAAGTTTTCTGAGCGTTATGGGCGAAAGGTTACCAAAGGTGAAATTGGCTGTACATTAAGCCATTTAGCTGTATATCGTTTAATTGCCAATGATGAAAATATTCAAGACGATGAATATTGTTTAATTTGTGAAGATGATGCGTTGTTTAATCAAGATTTTCAGCATCATTTAGATTGTTTACTCAAAGAAAATATTCAGGCGGATATTATTCTTATTGGCCAATCTAAAATTGATGATTTTAATCATTCTGAATTAGAAATTAACTATCCAACAACCTTTTCATTTTTACGCAATAAGATTGCGGGATCGTCATTTTGCTATGCCTATCCTTATCGTAACTATTTTGCCGGCACGGTAGCCTATTTAATTAAAAAATCTGCAGTGAAAGCCTTTTTAGCCGAAGAAAAACCTTATTGGCTGGCAGATGATTATATTTTATTTGGAAATAAATTTGCTTTAGATACACAAGTGGTTCGCCCTTTATTGGCTATTGAAAATCCCAAATTAATGAGCAATTTAGAAAATGTACGTGGCAGCATAACACATCATTTTTGGCAAAAGTTAATTAAATATCCATTAAAAAAATTACTTGCTATAACGCGTAACCTAAAAGGTGGAAAATAA
- a CDS encoding pirin family protein, with amino-acid sequence MKTLYHSADSRGNADHGWLKSRHTFSFANYYDPARIHFGALRVINDDYVEGGMGFGTHPHDNMEIISIPLSGDLAHKDSMGNGSVIRQGDIQVMSAGTGVSHSEMNPNADIPAQFLQIWVFPNKRDVTPRYQQISIADGAKPNDFQQILSPNADDEGVWIHQDAWFSLAKFDKGTEKTYNIHKSGNGVYAFVLKGEATVAGQKLSTRDGLGVWDTENFDIVADSDTEILLMEVPMTV; translated from the coding sequence ATGAAAACCTTATATCATTCAGCAGATAGCCGTGGCAACGCAGATCACGGTTGGTTAAAAAGTCGCCATACTTTTAGCTTTGCTAATTATTATGATCCAGCGCGTATCCATTTTGGTGCATTGCGCGTGATCAACGATGATTATGTAGAAGGTGGAATGGGCTTTGGTACGCATCCGCACGATAATATGGAAATTATTTCTATTCCATTAAGTGGTGATTTGGCGCATAAAGACAGTATGGGTAACGGCAGTGTGATTCGTCAAGGCGACATTCAAGTGATGTCAGCGGGAACTGGGGTAAGCCATAGTGAAATGAATCCGAATGCGGATATCCCTGCTCAATTTCTACAAATCTGGGTATTCCCGAATAAACGAGATGTTACGCCACGTTATCAACAAATTAGCATTGCAGATGGCGCAAAACCAAATGATTTCCAACAAATTCTTTCACCGAATGCCGATGATGAAGGCGTATGGATTCACCAAGATGCGTGGTTCTCATTAGCTAAATTTGATAAAGGAACAGAAAAAACCTATAACATTCATAAATCAGGCAACGGCGTGTATGCTTTCGTATTGAAAGGCGAAGCGACAGTTGCAGGACAAAAACTATCAACTCGCGATGGTTTAGGTGTTTGGGATACGGAGAATTTTGATATTGTGGCAGATAGCGACACTGAAATTCTGTTAATGGAAGTTCCAATGACTGTTTAA
- a CDS encoding glycosyltransferase family 2 protein: MFSIIVPSYNRQAEIPALLASLTQQSAHNFEVIIVDDCSKEKVVVEKDYPFRVTVIRNEQNQGAAESRNIGARNATQDWLLFLDDDDRFEKSKCEILAQQITQNPDVNFIYHPAKCVMVNENFSYFTHPFTQQKDLTLDNILLANKIGGMPMIGIKKSFFLALGGLSTQLKSLEDYEFVLKVISSPELRPLYVDQALTECTFHTQRSSVSTNLTNTEQAIDFIEKNYVKTPIQHKNFALNSLYMLAYPYIMNLSRKAGIYYWKMFKLSKNIKQLIIAIIIFISPKLAIHLKRFI, translated from the coding sequence ATGTTTAGTATTATTGTGCCATCTTATAATCGGCAAGCAGAAATCCCTGCCTTATTAGCGAGTTTAACGCAACAAAGTGCGCATAATTTTGAAGTCATTATTGTTGATGATTGCTCGAAAGAAAAAGTGGTGGTAGAAAAAGATTATCCTTTTCGTGTAACCGTTATTCGTAATGAGCAAAATCAAGGTGCGGCGGAAAGCCGTAATATTGGAGCAAGAAATGCAACGCAAGATTGGTTATTATTTTTAGATGATGATGATCGTTTTGAAAAGTCGAAATGTGAAATTTTAGCGCAGCAAATTACGCAAAATCCTGATGTGAATTTTATTTATCACCCAGCAAAATGTGTAATGGTGAATGAAAATTTTAGCTATTTTACTCACCCTTTTACACAACAAAAAGATCTCACATTAGATAATATTTTATTAGCCAATAAAATTGGTGGAATGCCGATGATTGGGATTAAGAAATCTTTCTTTTTGGCTTTAGGTGGGCTTTCAACGCAATTAAAATCTTTAGAAGATTATGAATTTGTATTAAAAGTAATTTCATCACCTGAATTAAGACCGCTCTATGTCGATCAGGCTTTAACAGAATGTACTTTTCATACCCAACGTTCCAGTGTTTCAACCAATTTAACCAATACAGAACAAGCGATCGATTTTATTGAAAAGAATTATGTAAAAACACCAATCCAACATAAAAACTTTGCTCTAAATTCACTTTATATGCTCGCCTATCCGTATATTATGAATTTATCGCGCAAAGCAGGAATTTATTATTGGAAAATGTTTAAATTAAGCAAAAATATCAAACAACTGATTATTGCGATCATCATTTTTATTTCACCGAAATTAGCTATTCATTTGAAAAGGTTTATTTAA
- a CDS encoding lytic murein transglycosylase, giving the protein MFNKKLIFTSLFSAVLLSACSSSHSIKAVSANTQYNKPRTLNNFDDYVQFLKAKAAGQGVSSAVLNAQQNIQYIPKAVALDKQQAGKIKKRNPNEPRVFNPNGVTNYLNRVLTTNKVNVAEQRYWEQLPQLEKASKKFGVQKEYLMALWGMESSFGYYQGYYDVLSVLATLAFDGRREPLFSKEFIAAMKMLERDHIQRHKMKGSWAGAMGQTQFMPSSYLSYAADGNGDGEKDIWKNHYDVFASIARYLHTVGWDDKLPWGVEVRLNQYINPNLAGIEKHKARSLQDWQAQGIELKSFNSESTQNFTALSHAKLWLVQPDGENGRAFLVSNNFRTLLDWNRSNYFAVSIGMFADRIKARVQQ; this is encoded by the coding sequence ATGTTTAACAAAAAATTAATTTTTACTTCATTATTTTCTGCGGTTTTATTATCTGCTTGTTCAAGTAGTCATTCTATTAAAGCAGTGAGTGCTAATACTCAATATAACAAACCTCGTACATTAAATAATTTTGATGATTATGTACAATTTTTAAAAGCTAAAGCCGCAGGACAAGGGGTTTCAAGTGCGGTGCTAAATGCACAACAAAATATTCAATATATTCCTAAAGCAGTAGCATTGGATAAACAACAAGCGGGGAAAATAAAAAAACGTAACCCGAATGAACCAAGAGTATTCAATCCTAATGGGGTAACGAATTATCTTAACCGCGTACTGACCACAAATAAGGTGAATGTTGCGGAACAACGCTATTGGGAGCAATTACCGCAATTAGAAAAGGCGAGCAAAAAATTTGGCGTACAAAAAGAATATTTAATGGCGCTATGGGGAATGGAAAGTAGCTTTGGTTATTATCAAGGTTATTATGATGTGCTTTCTGTATTAGCTACCCTTGCCTTTGATGGCCGCCGTGAGCCGTTATTTAGTAAAGAATTTATTGCCGCAATGAAAATGTTAGAACGTGATCATATCCAGCGCCATAAAATGAAAGGTTCTTGGGCTGGCGCAATGGGGCAAACGCAATTTATGCCAAGTTCTTACCTGAGCTATGCAGCGGACGGTAATGGTGATGGCGAGAAAGATATTTGGAAAAACCACTATGATGTCTTTGCGTCTATCGCTCGTTATTTGCATACAGTCGGTTGGGACGATAAATTGCCGTGGGGCGTGGAAGTGCGTTTAAATCAGTATATTAACCCAAATTTAGCGGGTATTGAAAAGCACAAAGCGCGTTCACTGCAAGATTGGCAAGCTCAGGGCATTGAACTCAAATCATTCAACTCAGAAAGTACACAAAATTTCACCGCACTTTCTCACGCCAAATTATGGCTTGTGCAACCAGACGGTGAAAATGGTCGCGCTTTCTTAGTGTCAAATAATTTCCGCACCTTGCTTGATTGGAACCGCTCCAATTATTTTGCAGTAAGTATTGGAATGTTTGCTGATCGGATTAAAGCAAGAGTTCAACAATAA
- a CDS encoding glycosyltransferase family 2 protein, producing the protein MKFSVLMSLYIKENPQFLRECLESLRVQTLPADEIVLVFDGAVTPELESAVQNFAEFLPLKLVKLPVNQGLGKALNEGLLHCANEWVFRMDTDDICDPQRFEKQVNFIKQNPETIIFGGQIAEFGENMQEIVSYRNVPTQPKEIVEFTKTRSPFNHMTMAYQKSAVLAAGGYQDIQEDYYLWINLVAKYPQNVANLPDILVYARVGNGMVSRRRGLAQAKCEWNLFKLKRNVKLQSTISGFIVFLLRVLPRLLPVSLLKIIYKFLRK; encoded by the coding sequence ATGAAGTTCTCAGTTTTAATGTCCTTATATATTAAGGAAAATCCACAATTCTTGCGTGAATGTTTAGAAAGTTTGCGCGTGCAAACCTTGCCCGCTGATGAAATTGTCTTAGTATTTGACGGTGCCGTTACGCCCGAATTAGAAAGTGCGGTGCAAAATTTTGCAGAATTTTTACCGCTAAAATTAGTAAAACTGCCGGTAAATCAAGGATTAGGCAAGGCGTTAAACGAAGGATTGTTGCATTGTGCTAACGAATGGGTTTTCCGTATGGATACCGATGACATTTGCGATCCACAACGTTTTGAAAAACAAGTAAATTTCATCAAGCAAAATCCTGAAACCATCATCTTTGGCGGACAAATTGCTGAATTTGGCGAGAATATGCAAGAGATTGTTAGTTATCGCAATGTACCAACTCAACCTAAAGAAATTGTCGAGTTCACAAAAACGCGCAGCCCTTTCAACCATATGACCATGGCTTATCAAAAATCTGCTGTATTAGCTGCTGGGGGTTATCAAGACATTCAGGAAGATTATTATTTATGGATTAACTTGGTGGCGAAATATCCGCAAAATGTGGCGAATTTGCCTGATATTTTAGTTTATGCTCGTGTAGGCAATGGAATGGTTTCTCGCCGCCGTGGCTTAGCGCAAGCAAAATGTGAGTGGAATTTATTTAAACTCAAACGTAACGTTAAATTACAATCCACCATTTCAGGATTTATCGTATTTTTATTGCGTGTTTTACCACGTTTATTACCTGTTTCATTATTAAAAATCATCTATAAGTTTTTACGCAAATAA
- a CDS encoding lipopolysaccharide biosynthesis protein produces MKNKSFAKLLITTFLTTGLTMVSSFLLARLLAVEERGALQLFITSVTYVVTIATGGVGFSLALCMRNNQYHYWRYYFSAFLLFSVLVSSLSLLLFNITSFHYLFILNVILTAIFTITLEKSKIDANLSIYRLLSLQQPILAVGLYGGYYFLFGEQHLEKVVQLLTILTCIQALFALYALSKIEKQFKQKEEIKSIVPNYFFKNWLKQNLLQTFGATTVNLDRFLIVALMGNYTLGLYTVCIAFDALLTRIINMLIDYYYSGLLNNLNRIRAVLGLILLMGISAVIIVPFLAEPVIHLFFGNAYIEVAPVLLWFIINSLLAGLSWLLSQSMLILGKQVLLFTRQIISILVLVGLFFAFKNQGLYGVAYALIGASLVRLMISLIYYYKFPIKTNN; encoded by the coding sequence ATGAAGAATAAATCCTTTGCAAAACTGTTGATTACCACTTTCTTAACCACGGGACTCACAATGGTGAGTTCCTTTTTGCTTGCTCGTTTGCTTGCAGTTGAAGAACGTGGTGCGTTACAACTTTTTATTACGTCCGTAACCTATGTGGTAACCATTGCCACTGGCGGCGTTGGGTTTTCTCTCGCCCTTTGTATGCGAAATAACCAATATCATTATTGGCGTTACTATTTTTCTGCTTTTTTATTATTTTCGGTATTGGTATCCAGCCTTTCGCTTTTATTATTTAATATTACGTCATTTCATTATTTATTTATTTTAAATGTTATTTTAACGGCTATTTTTACGATTACTTTAGAAAAAAGTAAAATTGATGCTAATTTATCTATTTATCGCCTACTTTCTTTGCAGCAACCGATTTTAGCCGTGGGCTTATATGGTGGCTATTATTTTCTTTTTGGCGAGCAGCATTTAGAAAAAGTGGTTCAACTCTTAACCATTTTAACTTGTATACAAGCTTTATTTGCACTTTATGCCCTTAGCAAAATAGAAAAACAGTTTAAGCAGAAAGAAGAAATAAAAAGCATAGTACCAAATTATTTCTTCAAAAATTGGCTAAAACAAAACTTGCTACAAACCTTTGGCGCAACAACGGTAAATTTAGATCGTTTTTTAATTGTCGCTTTAATGGGAAATTATACTTTAGGCTTATATACGGTTTGCATTGCCTTTGATGCCTTGCTCACTCGTATAATAAATATGCTAATAGATTATTATTATTCGGGTTTACTCAATAATCTAAATCGTATTCGAGCGGTGCTAGGGCTTATTCTTTTAATGGGAATAAGTGCGGTGATAATTGTGCCATTTTTAGCAGAACCCGTCATTCATTTATTTTTTGGTAATGCTTATATTGAAGTTGCCCCAGTATTATTGTGGTTTATTATTAATTCATTATTAGCAGGGCTTTCTTGGTTATTATCACAAAGTATGCTGATTTTAGGTAAGCAAGTATTATTATTTACACGCCAGATTATTTCTATTCTTGTTTTGGTGGGATTATTTTTTGCCTTTAAAAATCAAGGATTGTATGGGGTGGCCTATGCGTTAATAGGGGCAAGTTTAGTGAGATTAATGATTTCACTCATTTACTATTATAAATTCCCTATAAAGACGAATAACTAA